The Acidovorax sp. RAC01 genomic sequence TTCGATGAACTTCACCGGGCCGCGCTTGCCGTCTTCTTCGGGCGTGATGCCGTCGCGCTTGTTCTTGAGCATGGCCAGCGCATGCAGCGGGATGTCGGGGCGGCTCCAGGCGTCGGGCGCGGGCGACAGGTCGTCGGTGTTGGTTTCGCCGGTGACCTTGAGCACCGTGAGCTTGATGCTCTGGGGCACTTCGGGGCGGCTGGTGAACCACTCGGCATCGGCCCAGCTTTGCAGCACGGCCTTGGCAAAGGTGTTGCCCTTGTCGGCCTTTTCCTTGACGTCATGGAACTGGTCGAACATCAGCAGCGTCTTCTTGAGCGCTTCAGCGGCCACGGAGGCCACCGCAGCGTCGTCGAGCAGGTCGATCAGCGGGGTGAGGTTGTAGCCGCCCAGCATGGTGCCCAGCAGCTGCGTGGCTTTTTCGCGGCCGATGAGCGTGCACACCTCGGTACCGTGCGCCACGGCGGCCAGGTAGCTTGCCTTGACCTTGGCCGCATCGTCCACACCGGCGGGCACGCGGTGCGTGATCAGGTCCACCAACGTGGCTTCTTCACCAGCGGGCGGGTTCTTGAGCAGCTCGACCAGTTCGCTGGTCTGCTTGGCGCTCAGCGGCAGGGGCGGAATGCCCAGCGCAGCGCGCTCGGCCACATGGTCACGGTAGGCTTTCAACATCATTTTTCTCCGGTTGCGTCTATCTATTCAAAGTGGGGCATGAGGGCACGGCAGCCACGCCGCCTGGCGCTCTGGGGCGCTTTCGGCTCGGCCAGCGGCTGCGCAAGGCCTGGTTACTTGAGCGGTTCGAGCACGCTCACGGGTGGGTTCTTCTTGATGGCTTCGGCCACCACAATCTGTTCGGGGCTCATGCATTCGTCCGCCAGGCGCTGGCCCAGCCGCTGGTTCATCAGCATCGATTTGTTGGCGATCTGCAGCCACACGGCGCCGCCCTTGGCGTCTTCCAGGCGCACGGTGCCGGTAGTGGTTGCCACGGGCGCCATGAAGTACTTGAAGCCCTTGCCCTCCACGCGGAAGTGGCCGGGGCTGGCCGGCTCGGGCGTCACGGTGACGAAAGCGCCCAGCTCGCACGGCATGCGCCCCACGTGCACGCGGTCGGCAATGGCCAGCTCTTCGGGCGAGAGCGCTGCCTCGGCAGCGATGATGCCGGTGGCGACCTGGTTGGCTGCACTCTTGAGCTGCTCGCGGCTGCTGGGCGGCTCGGCCTTGGCCACGGCGGGCTTCTTGGGCGCGGGTTTGGCCGCAGCGGCGCTGGCGGACTTGGCGTCGGCCTTGGGGGCCGGCTTGGCCGCCGCCTTGGGCGCAGGCTTGGCCGCTTCGGCCTTGGCGGCAGGCTTGGTCGCAGGCTGGGTCGTGGCGGCAGACTGCGCCAATGCCAGACCGGGCGCCAGAAGCATCAGGGCGGAGGCAATGAGGGTTTTCATGGGAGTTCCTGCGTTGAAAAGTTCAGGATGGTTCACAAAGGAACCGGGGAGGCAGCGCTGTCGAACCAGTGGCGTACCGACGCCGGGAGCACGCGGCCCGTATGGTGCGCGCGTTCCAGCACCTGCCAGTAAAAGCGAAAGCTGGCCCGGTCGTGCAGGGTACCACCATGGCTGATGGGAGCCCAGTCCACATCTGCCGCGGCAGCTATGATTTTGGAAGCATCTTCAATGTCGTCCTGCCGCGGCGCAAACGCCTGCAGGATCGGCCGGATCTGCGCCGGGTGGATGCTCCACATGCGGGTGTAGCCGAGTTCGCCTGCGGCACGGGCTGCAGCATCGCGCATGGCACCGGCATCGGCAAACTCCATCACCACACAGTGCGATGGCACCTTGCCATGGGCATGGCAGGCCGCAGCAATCTCGAGCTTGGCCCGCACGACGAGCGGGTGGGAGAACTGGCCGGCAGAGCTCATGCCATGCGCCGGAATCGCCCCGCCGTGGGCCGACACAAAATCCATCAGGCCGAAGCTCAGGCTCTGCACCGCGGGGTGCGCCGCGATCTCAAACACCTGCTGCACTGCGGCGGGTGATTCGATCAGGGCATGCACGGGCAGGTGGGCCGCGCCGGCACGGGCCAGTGCGCGCTCCACGCGCAGCACGTCGTCCACCGACTCGACCTTGGGAACCATGATGTGGCACAGCCGGTGCCCGGCCTCGGACGCCACGATATCCACATCGTTGGCGAACGCCGGGTGATCGACTGCATGAATACGGACGGCCACGCGGGCCTCGGGCGCGGCCTCGGTCGCTAGGCGGGCCACCAGACGGGCGTGCCCGGCCTCCAGGCCTACGGGTGCGCCGTCTTCACAATCGAGGGTGACATCAAACACGCAGGTCCCGAACTCCTGCGTCATCTCGGCCTGCAGCTGCAGGCTTTTGCGCATCCGCACTTCGACGCCGCTGTAGTGGTCGCACACCGGCAGCAGATGGCTCTGCGCCTGCGGCCCCAGCAGCACGTCGCGAGGATGCGGGCGCAAAAGCGATGGTGCAGCGCCCGGCCCCTGCGGGGGGCGCTCGGCGGCCGTGGGGCCCGATGCCTGTGGCGTCGGCTGCATCTTGGCGTTTGCGCGGGCTGGCGTTACAGCAGGTGCTTGACGCCGTCCTGCTCGCCTTGCAGCTCAGCCAGCGTCGTGTTGATGCGCTCCTGGCTGAATGCGTCGATCTCCAGGCCTTCCACGACCCTGTACTCGCCGTTTTCGCAGGTCACGGGGAAGCCGAACATGGTGTCCTTGGGGATGCCGTACTGGCCATCCGAAGGCACGCCCATCGTGACCCACTTGCCGTTGGTGCCCAGGGCCCAGTCGCGCATGTGGTCAATGGCGGCGTTGGCAGCCGAGGCGGCCGACGACAGGCCACGGGCTTCGATGATGGCCGCACCACGCTTGCCCACGGTGGGCAGGAACGTGTTGGCGTTCCATTCCTGGTCGTTGATCATCTTGGCAACGCTTTCGCCCTTGATGGTGGCAAAGCGGTAGTCGGCGTACATCGTGGGCGAGTGGTTGCCCCACACAGTCAGCTTCTCGATGTCGGCCACGGCCTTGCCGGTCTTGGCAGCGATCTGGCTGGCAGCGCGGTTGTGGTCCAGGCGCAGCATGGCGGTGAAGTTCTTGCGTGGCAGGTCAGGTGCCGACTTCATGGCGATGTAGGCGTTGGTGTTGGCGGGGTTGCCCACCACCAGCACCTTGACGTCACGCGAAGCCACGGCGTTCAGGGCCTTGCCCTGCGCCGTAAAGATGGCGCCATTGACGGCCAGCAGCTCGGCACGCTCCATGCCGGGGCCGCGTGGGCGCGAACCCACCAGCAGAGCGTAGTCGGCGTCCTTGAAGGCGGTCATGGGGTCGCTGTGCGCGGTCATCTCGACGAGCAGCGGGAATGCGCAGTCGTCCAGTTCCATCATCACGCCCTTGAGGGCCTTTTGGGGGCCTTCCACCGGCACTTCGAGCAGCTGCAGGATGACGGGCTGGTCCTTGCCCAGCATTTCGCCGGAGGCGATGCGGAACAGCAGTGCGTAACCGATTTGGCCAGCGGCGCCAGTGACGGCCACGCGAACAGGCTTCTTGCTCATGGTGAAAACTCCAGGGAGGTAAAAAAAACAGGGGATGCAACGCTGCACCAGCGCCTGTTACCAGCAGCCCGTGCCTTGCAAAACAGCCTCGGATTGTACTGCTGAACAAAGTAGAGGGTCAATTTGTCTTATGTCTTATATAAGATATGATTCGACCTGCCTGATGCAGCCTGCACCGCCGCTTCGCGGGCGGCAAATCTCCCCCACAGAGACTGGCCCAGCAACCACCCTCACCCACGCACATGTCATCCCAGCCCCTTGCCGCTGACACCGCCGCCCCGATGCAGGGCGCGGCCACGCCAGCGTTCAGCCCGCTGTACCAGCAGATCAAGGGCCTGATCCTGCAAAGCCTGCAGCAGGGCGAGTGGAAGCCGGGCGAAGCCATTCCCAGCGAGATGGACCTTGCCGCGCGCTTTCGCGTGAGCCAGGGAACCGTGCGCAAGGCCATCGACGAGCTGGCCGCCGAAAACCTGGTGATGCGCCGCCAGGGCAAGGGCACCTTTGTGGCCACGCATGCCGAGCAGCACGTGCAATACCGGTTCTTGAAGTTGCAGCCCGATTCGGGCGACGCCCGGGTGGAAGGCCCTGCCCAGCGTCGCGTCATCGACTGCCGGCGCGTGCGCGCCAGCGCAGACGTGGCCCGCGCGCTGGCCCTGCGCACCGGCGATGCCGTGATGCAGGCGCGCCGCATCCTGTCGTTTGCAGGCGTGCCTACCATTTTGGAAGATATCTGGCTGCCGGGCCAGGCGTTCAAGGGGCTCACGGCAAACCAGCTGGCCGACTACCAGGGGCCTACCTACGCGATGTTCGAGCTGGACTTTGGCGTGCGCATGGTGCGTGCCGAGGAAAAAATCCGCGCCGTGCTGCCCGATGAAGAGCAGGCGCAGCTGCTGTCGATCACCCCGGTGACGCCCCTGCTCAGCGTCGAACGGATCGCCTACACCTACAACGACGTTCCCATGGAGTTACGGCGCGGGCTTTACCTCACCGATACCCACCATTACCGTAATGAATTGAGCTGACATGAGGCTGGCACCCGACCTCTAAGGTCGAAAATTTCGCCAGATCAAAGACCTTCATTGTTGCGTTGCAATAGAATTTTGTGTTGTTTGCATAGACCGATTACAGAACAGTTACATCCACGAAAGCACAAGACATGACAGAGCTAGCCAAAAAACGGCCTGAATTCCGGAACATCAATGCCTTCAAGGACCTGACCACCTACCGCCTGCCGCCCGCGGGCTGGGTGTCCATCCTGCACCGCGTGAGCGGTGTGATCATGTTCCTGCTCCTTCCCTTCATCTTGTGGATGTTCGACACATCCGTGTCGTCCGAGATTTCGTTTGCGAAATTCAAGGCTGTCTTCAATGTCGGCGTGGGCTTTGTACCCGGCTGGTTCTTCAAGCTGGTGGCGCTGGCGCTGATGTGGGCTTACCTGCACCACTTCATCGCGGGCCTGCGCCACCTGTGGATGGACGTGAGCCACGACGCCGTGAGCAAGGAATTCGGCAAGTCTTCGGCCCTCTTCACCCTGGTGCTGAGCATTGCGCTCACGCTGGTGCTGGGCGCCAAGCTGTTCGGCCTGTATTGAAGGCTTACCCGGCCTGGTGCGCCCTGCGCGCACCCCGCTGACGCAAATATTCAAAGGAAAAAACACATGTCCGTCAATTACGGCTCCAAGCGCATCGTTGTCGGTGCCCACTATGGTCTGCGCGACTGGCTGAGCCAGCGCGTCACCGCGGCACTCATGGCCGTGTTCACCGTGCTCGTGCTGGCGCAGCTGCTGCTGGTCAAGGGCCCCATCGGCTACGACGCCTGGGCAGGCATCTTCTCCAGCCAGTGGATGAAAGTGATCACGTTCTCGGTGATCGTGTCCCTGGCATGGCACGTCTGGGTTGGCGTGCGCGACATCTTCATGGATTACATCAAGCCCGTGGGCGTGCGCCTGGCGCTGCAGGTGTTCACCATCGTCTGGCTCGTTGCCTGCGCCGGCTGGGGCATCCAGGTTCTGTGGCGTCTTTGAATCCCGCGACTGAAGGCATAAAACAATGAGCTACACCAACGCAAACATCACCAAGCGCAAGTTCGACGTCATCATCGTCGGCGCCGGCGGTTCCGGCATGCGCGCCTCGCTTCAGCTGGCACGCGCCGGCCTGAACGTCGCAGTGCTCTCCAAAGTGTTCCCCACCCGCTCGCACACCGTGGCGGCGCAGGGCGGCATCGGCGCCTCGCTGGGCAACATGTCCGAGGACAACTGGCACTACCACTTCTACGACACCATCAAGGGCTCCGACTGGCTCGGCGACCAGGATGCGATCGAGTTCATGTGCCGCGAAGCGCCCAAGGTCGTGTATGACCTGGAGCACATGGGCATGCCGTTTGACCGCAACACCGACGGCACCATCTACCAGCGCCCCTTTGGCGGCCACACTGCCAACTACGGCGAAAAGCCCGTGCAGCGCGCCTGCGCCGCGGCCGACCGCACCGGTCACGCCATGCTGCACACGCTGTACCAGCAAAACGTCAAGGCCCGCACCAACTTCTTTGTCGAGTGGATGGCCCTGGACCTGATCCGCGACGCCGATGGCGACGTGGTGGGCGTGACGGCGCTGGAAATGGAAACCGGCGATCTGCACATCCTGGAAGCCAAGACCACGCTGCTGGCCACCGGTGGTGCAGGCCGCATCTTTGCTGCATCGACCAACGCCTTTATCAACACCGGTGACGGTCTGGGCATGGCTGCACGCGCCGGCATTCCGCTGGAAGACATGGAGTTCTGGCAGTTCCACCCCACCGGCGTGGCCGGCGCGGGCGTGCTGCTGACCGAAGGCTGCCGTGGCGAAGGTGCCATTTTGCTCAACAGCAATGGTGAACGCTTCATGGAGCGCTATGCGCCCACGCTGAAGGACCTGGCGCCGCGCGACTTCGTGTCCCGCTCGATGGACCAGGAAATCAAGGAAGGCCGTGGCTGTGGTCCCAACAAGGACTACGTGCTGCTCAAGCTGGACCACCTGGGCGCAGAAACCATCCACAAGCGCCTGCCCTCGGTGTACGAAATCGGCGTCAACTTCGCCAACGTGGACATCACCAAGGAGCCGATCCCTGTGGTGCCCACCATCCACTACCAGATGGGTGGCATCCCCACCAACATCAACGGCCAGGTCGTGGTGCAGCAAGGCGGCAACGACAACTTGGTGGTCAACGGCCTGTACGCGGTGGGCGAATGCTCTTGCGTATCGGTGCACGGCGCTAACCGCCTGGGCACCAACTCGCTGCTGGACCTGCTGGTGTTCGGCCGCGCAGCCGGCAATCACATCGTCGAGTTCAACGACAAGAACAAGAACCACAAGCCCCTGCCTAAGGACGCAGCCGACCGCACCCTGGAGCGCCTCAACCGCCTGCAGGGCGCCAGCAGCGGCGAATATGCCCAGGACGTGGCCAACGACATCCGTGCCAGCATGCAGTTGCACGCCGGTGTGTTCCGCACGCAGGCCAGCATGGACGAAGGCGTCCAGAAGATCGCCGAGCTGCGCAACCGCGTGAACAGCGTGGGCTTGAAGGACCACTCCAAGGTGTTCAACACGGCCCGCATCGAAGCGCTGGAAGTCGAGAACCTGATCGAAGCTGCGCAAGCCACCATGGTGTCTGCTGCTGCCCGCAAGGAATGCCGTGGTGCCCACACCGTGAGCGACTACGAGCGCCCCGCAGACGACCCGGTGGCACCACTGGGCCGCGACGATGCCAACTGGATGAAGCACACCCTGTGGCACAGCGAGAGCAACAGCCTGACCTACAAGCCCGTCAAACTCAAACCCCTGACCGTGGACTCAGTTCCGCCCAAGGTTCGCACGTTCTAAACGGATACAGGAGCACCCACCATGGCAAAACGCACCTTCCAAATCTACCGCTACGATCCTGACAAGGACGCCAAGCCCTACATGCAGACTGTCGAAGTCGAACTCGACGGCAGCGAACGCATGTTGCTGGACGCCCTGATGAAGCTCAAGGCGCAAGACCCCACCCTGTCGTTCCGTCGCTCCTGCCGCGAAGGTGTTTGTGGCTCGGACGCGATGAACATCAACGGCAAGAACGGCCTGGCCTGCCTGACCAACATGAACACGCTGCCCGGCACCGTGGTCTTGAAGCCCCTGCCCGGCCTGCCAGTCATCCGCGACCTGATCGTGGACATGACGCAGTTCTTCAAGCAGTACAACTCGATCAAGCCGTACCTGGTGAACGACAACGTGCCGCCCGAGACGGAGCGCCTGCAGTCGCCAGAAGAGCGCGAAGAGCTCAACGGCCTGTACGAGTGCATCCTGTGCGCGAGCTGCTCCACCAGCTGCCCCAGCTTCTGGTGGAACCCCGACAAGTTCGTGGGCCCCGCCGGCCTGCTGCAGGCGTACCGCTTCATCGCCGACAGCCGCGACGAAGCCACGGCGCAGCGCCTGGATAACCTCGAAGACCCGTACCGCCTGTTCCGCTGCCACACCATCATGAACTGCGTGGACGTGTGCCCCAAGGGCCTGAACCCCACCAAGGCCATCGGCAAGATCAAGGAATTGATGGTGCGCCGCGCCATCTGACCCGATGCTTCCTACAGCCATGGGTGAAACCGCCAACTCCGTGCCGCCGGCAGCGTCCCCGCTGCTGACCGAGCGCGAGCTGAGCAAGCTGCACTGGCGTTGCCGGCGCGGCCTGCTCGAAAACGACCTGTTCATCGAACAGTTCTTCGCCCGTTTCGAGCCCGAGCTGAACCAGCGACACGCTTACGGCCTTGCGGTCCTGATGGACCTGGCGGACAACGACCTTCTGGACCTGCTGCTGCGGCGGCGGGAGCCCCAGGAGGCGCTGGACACGCCCGAGGTGCATGAAGTGCTGGGCATGCTGCGGCAAAGCGGTGGCACCCCTGTGCTGCAGGCCTGACGGCCCTTCAGCCCCACCAGACCGGATGATCATCGGCAAAACCAAAGGAAACTAACAATGAAGCTAGCTGACAACAAAGCCACCCTGTCCTTCAGCAACGGCAGCCCCAGCGTGGACCTGCCGGTCTACCAGGGCAGCATCGGCCCGGACGTCATCGACATCCGCAAGCTGTACGCGCAGACGGGCATGTTCACCTATGACCCCGGCTTCCTGTCGACAGCGGCCACCCAGTCGGCCATCACGTACATCGATGGCGACAAGGGCGAACTGCTGTACCGCGGCTACCCCATCGAGCAGCTGGCCACCAACTGCGACTACCTCGACACCTGCTTCCTGCTGCTCAATGGCGAACTGCCCAACGAGACGCAACGCACCGACTTCCACAAGCTCGTGACCAACCACACCATGGTCAACGAGCAGATGCAGTTCTTCCTGCGCGGCTTCCGCCGTGACGCTCACCCCATGGCCGTGCTGACCGGCCTGGTGGGCGCGCTGTCGGCCTTCTATCACGACAGCACGGACATCAACAACCCGCAGCACCGCGAGATCGCCGCCATCCGCCTGATCGCCAAGATGCCGACGCTGGTCGCCATGGCGTACAAGTACGGCGTGGGCCAGCCCTACATGTACCCGCAGAACCACCTGAGCTACTCGGGCAACTTCCTGCGCATGATGTTCGGCACGCCCTGCGAAGAGTACAAGGTCAACCCCGTGCTCGAACGCGCGCTGGACCGCATCTTCATCCTGCACGCAGACCACGAGCAAAACGCATCGACGTCGACCGTACGCCTGTGCGGCTCGTCGGGCACGAACCCGTTTGCAGCCATTGCCGCTGGCGTGGCCTGTCTGTGGGGCCCCGCACACGGCGGCGCCAACGAAGCAGCCCTGAACATGCTGCACGACATCCAGGCCCAGGGCGGCGTGGAAAAGATCGGCGAGTTCATCAAGCAGGTCAAGGACAAGAACTCCGGCGTCAAGCTGATGGGCTTTGGCCACCGCGTGTACAAGAACTACGACCCCCGCGCCAAGCTCATGCAAGAGACCTGCAACGAAGTGCTGGCCGAGCTGGGCCTGGAAAACGACCCGCTGTTCAAGCTGGCCAAGGAACTGGAAAAGATCGCCCTGGAAGACGACTACTTCGTGCAGCGCAAGCTCTACCCGAACGTGGACTTCTACTCCGGCATCGTGCAGCGCGCCATCGGCATTCCTGTGAACCTGTTCACCGGCATTTTTGCCCTGGCCCGTACCGTCGGCTGGATCGCCCAGCTCAACGAAATGATCGGCGACCCCGAATACAAGATCGGCCGCCCACGCCAGCTGTTCACCGGCTCCGTGCGCCGCGACGTGCCACCACTGGCCAACCGCTGATCGGTGCGGCGCACTGCGCCGTCCGTCCGCAAACATCAAGCCCGCAGGCAGCGCCTGCGGGCTTTTTTCATG encodes the following:
- a CDS encoding HpcH/HpaI aldolase/citrate lyase family protein, with the protein product MQPTPQASGPTAAERPPQGPGAAPSLLRPHPRDVLLGPQAQSHLLPVCDHYSGVEVRMRKSLQLQAEMTQEFGTCVFDVTLDCEDGAPVGLEAGHARLVARLATEAAPEARVAVRIHAVDHPAFANDVDIVASEAGHRLCHIMVPKVESVDDVLRVERALARAGAAHLPVHALIESPAAVQQVFEIAAHPAVQSLSFGLMDFVSAHGGAIPAHGMSSAGQFSHPLVVRAKLEIAAACHAHGKVPSHCVVMEFADAGAMRDAAARAAGELGYTRMWSIHPAQIRPILQAFAPRQDDIEDASKIIAAAADVDWAPISHGGTLHDRASFRFYWQVLERAHHTGRVLPASVRHWFDSAASPVPL
- a CDS encoding succinate dehydrogenase iron-sulfur subunit; amino-acid sequence: MAKRTFQIYRYDPDKDAKPYMQTVEVELDGSERMLLDALMKLKAQDPTLSFRRSCREGVCGSDAMNINGKNGLACLTNMNTLPGTVVLKPLPGLPVIRDLIVDMTQFFKQYNSIKPYLVNDNVPPETERLQSPEEREELNGLYECILCASCSTSCPSFWWNPDKFVGPAGLLQAYRFIADSRDEATAQRLDNLEDPYRLFRCHTIMNCVDVCPKGLNPTKAIGKIKELMVRRAI
- a CDS encoding malate dehydrogenase, whose product is MSKKPVRVAVTGAAGQIGYALLFRIASGEMLGKDQPVILQLLEVPVEGPQKALKGVMMELDDCAFPLLVEMTAHSDPMTAFKDADYALLVGSRPRGPGMERAELLAVNGAIFTAQGKALNAVASRDVKVLVVGNPANTNAYIAMKSAPDLPRKNFTAMLRLDHNRAASQIAAKTGKAVADIEKLTVWGNHSPTMYADYRFATIKGESVAKMINDQEWNANTFLPTVGKRGAAIIEARGLSSAASAANAAIDHMRDWALGTNGKWVTMGVPSDGQYGIPKDTMFGFPVTCENGEYRVVEGLEIDAFSQERINTTLAELQGEQDGVKHLL
- a CDS encoding GntR family transcriptional regulator, which codes for MSSQPLAADTAAPMQGAATPAFSPLYQQIKGLILQSLQQGEWKPGEAIPSEMDLAARFRVSQGTVRKAIDELAAENLVMRRQGKGTFVATHAEQHVQYRFLKLQPDSGDARVEGPAQRRVIDCRRVRASADVARALALRTGDAVMQARRILSFAGVPTILEDIWLPGQAFKGLTANQLADYQGPTYAMFELDFGVRMVRAEEKIRAVLPDEEQAQLLSITPVTPLLSVERIAYTYNDVPMELRRGLYLTDTHHYRNELS
- the sdhD gene encoding succinate dehydrogenase, hydrophobic membrane anchor protein encodes the protein MSVNYGSKRIVVGAHYGLRDWLSQRVTAALMAVFTVLVLAQLLLVKGPIGYDAWAGIFSSQWMKVITFSVIVSLAWHVWVGVRDIFMDYIKPVGVRLALQVFTIVWLVACAGWGIQVLWRL
- a CDS encoding FAD assembly factor SdhE; translated protein: MGETANSVPPAASPLLTERELSKLHWRCRRGLLENDLFIEQFFARFEPELNQRHAYGLAVLMDLADNDLLDLLLRRREPQEALDTPEVHEVLGMLRQSGGTPVLQA
- the sdhC gene encoding succinate dehydrogenase, cytochrome b556 subunit — its product is MTELAKKRPEFRNINAFKDLTTYRLPPAGWVSILHRVSGVIMFLLLPFILWMFDTSVSSEISFAKFKAVFNVGVGFVPGWFFKLVALALMWAYLHHFIAGLRHLWMDVSHDAVSKEFGKSSALFTLVLSIALTLVLGAKLFGLY
- a CDS encoding citrate synthase, with the protein product MKLADNKATLSFSNGSPSVDLPVYQGSIGPDVIDIRKLYAQTGMFTYDPGFLSTAATQSAITYIDGDKGELLYRGYPIEQLATNCDYLDTCFLLLNGELPNETQRTDFHKLVTNHTMVNEQMQFFLRGFRRDAHPMAVLTGLVGALSAFYHDSTDINNPQHREIAAIRLIAKMPTLVAMAYKYGVGQPYMYPQNHLSYSGNFLRMMFGTPCEEYKVNPVLERALDRIFILHADHEQNASTSTVRLCGSSGTNPFAAIAAGVACLWGPAHGGANEAALNMLHDIQAQGGVEKIGEFIKQVKDKNSGVKLMGFGHRVYKNYDPRAKLMQETCNEVLAELGLENDPLFKLAKELEKIALEDDYFVQRKLYPNVDFYSGIVQRAIGIPVNLFTGIFALARTVGWIAQLNEMIGDPEYKIGRPRQLFTGSVRRDVPPLANR
- the sdhA gene encoding succinate dehydrogenase flavoprotein subunit, with translation MSYTNANITKRKFDVIIVGAGGSGMRASLQLARAGLNVAVLSKVFPTRSHTVAAQGGIGASLGNMSEDNWHYHFYDTIKGSDWLGDQDAIEFMCREAPKVVYDLEHMGMPFDRNTDGTIYQRPFGGHTANYGEKPVQRACAAADRTGHAMLHTLYQQNVKARTNFFVEWMALDLIRDADGDVVGVTALEMETGDLHILEAKTTLLATGGAGRIFAASTNAFINTGDGLGMAARAGIPLEDMEFWQFHPTGVAGAGVLLTEGCRGEGAILLNSNGERFMERYAPTLKDLAPRDFVSRSMDQEIKEGRGCGPNKDYVLLKLDHLGAETIHKRLPSVYEIGVNFANVDITKEPIPVVPTIHYQMGGIPTNINGQVVVQQGGNDNLVVNGLYAVGECSCVSVHGANRLGTNSLLDLLVFGRAAGNHIVEFNDKNKNHKPLPKDAADRTLERLNRLQGASSGEYAQDVANDIRASMQLHAGVFRTQASMDEGVQKIAELRNRVNSVGLKDHSKVFNTARIEALEVENLIEAAQATMVSAAARKECRGAHTVSDYERPADDPVAPLGRDDANWMKHTLWHSESNSLTYKPVKLKPLTVDSVPPKVRTF